A stretch of the Natrinema sp. CBA1119 genome encodes the following:
- a CDS encoding glycosyltransferase domain-containing protein produces MSGDIVVYTAVFNDYDVLLQPEVTPSNVDFICFTDEKDIAKGVWEPHLINEYEISPKLMSGKVKTLPHQFFSEYDYSVWVDGNIHIIGDIRKVLKECLQDQESNMAVPSHPRRSCIYDEAEACIRLDKADPERIRAQMKRYRNLGFPEEYGLSETRILLRKHNEEEVVEAMGTWWKEYKKGAERDQLSFEFAAWKCDFEYKNWVVDYENSEYFRLYPHKISNERFGDVWELLLRTQAKRSGTSARLLELSRGALGIYADEGLIPLLRKASDFLWKNKR; encoded by the coding sequence ATGAGCGGAGATATCGTTGTTTATACAGCTGTTTTTAATGACTATGACGTGCTTCTACAACCAGAGGTAACGCCTAGTAATGTTGATTTCATATGTTTTACTGATGAGAAAGACATCGCAAAAGGGGTTTGGGAACCCCATCTTATCAATGAGTATGAGATCTCGCCAAAGCTAATGAGTGGAAAAGTGAAAACTCTTCCTCATCAATTCTTTTCAGAGTATGATTATAGTGTCTGGGTTGACGGAAACATCCATATTATCGGAGATATTCGAAAAGTACTCAAAGAATGTTTACAAGATCAAGAGTCGAATATGGCTGTTCCTTCACATCCTAGACGGAGTTGTATATATGATGAAGCTGAGGCTTGTATTAGACTAGACAAAGCCGATCCAGAGAGAATCCGTGCACAAATGAAGCGATATCGGAATCTAGGATTTCCAGAGGAGTATGGGCTGAGTGAAACGAGAATTCTACTGCGGAAACACAACGAAGAAGAGGTTGTTGAGGCTATGGGAACGTGGTGGAAAGAATACAAGAAGGGCGCTGAACGTGATCAACTCAGCTTTGAGTTTGCCGCTTGGAAATGTGATTTTGAATATAAGAACTGGGTCGTGGACTATGAAAATTCAGAGTATTTTCGATTGTATCCTCATAAGATATCTAATGAACGCTTTGGAGATGTCTGGGAGTTATTATTACGAACTCAAGCAAAGCGATCAGGTACTTCGGCAAGGTTGTTAGAATTATCCCGAGGTGCTTTGGGTATATATGCAGACGAGGGATTGATTCCACTTTTAAGAAAGGCTTCCGACTTCCTGTGGAAAAATAAGCGGTAA
- a CDS encoding glycosyltransferase: protein MTETFPKLSTTFIVNQLTGLIDNGHDVQVYGTQPGENFHHDVIDEYNLQDKVSYYTKPRSYPEGFKLLVTSIPELLIGGVSPSRIFSTCRHGKYMPEELSIMRNVLRHRDGTDVFHAHFGPVGNRFLSSQPLMESPLIVSFYGRDASVVPRSNPRVYDTLFEKVDALTCLSEDMRGDLTDIGAPPEKIYKVPVCIDTDNFEYKERRLGPDEQLNILTVARFVEKKGLQYAIEAVANLDVDRKISYTIAGDGQRREQLEELIEELDVSDRIELLGWQTMEEITQLMMDAHLFLLPSVTAKNGDKEGTPTVLLEAQAAGLPIVSTTHAGIPEIVDDGDAGILVPERDAMAITDALRELIEHSERWPEMGRAGEKYIETHHSVEVVVDELLDLYQAL, encoded by the coding sequence ATGACAGAAACATTCCCAAAACTTTCTACAACTTTCATTGTTAACCAACTTACCGGTCTTATTGATAATGGCCACGATGTTCAAGTTTACGGCACTCAACCGGGTGAAAACTTCCACCATGATGTGATTGACGAATACAACCTACAAGATAAAGTGAGCTACTACACCAAGCCGCGAAGCTATCCCGAGGGATTCAAGTTACTTGTTACTTCAATTCCTGAACTCCTTATTGGTGGAGTAAGTCCCTCGAGAATATTCTCCACCTGTCGACACGGGAAGTATATGCCCGAAGAACTCAGTATAATGCGCAACGTCCTCAGACACCGAGACGGTACTGACGTATTTCATGCACATTTTGGCCCCGTTGGCAATCGCTTTTTATCCTCACAACCGTTGATGGAAAGTCCACTGATTGTTTCTTTTTATGGTCGTGATGCTAGTGTAGTTCCCCGCTCAAACCCGAGGGTTTACGACACCCTGTTTGAGAAAGTAGATGCTCTAACGTGTTTGAGTGAAGATATGAGAGGGGATCTCACAGATATTGGTGCACCACCTGAAAAAATATACAAGGTGCCAGTATGTATAGACACAGATAATTTTGAATACAAGGAACGACGATTAGGACCTGACGAACAACTTAATATTTTGACTGTAGCTAGGTTTGTTGAGAAGAAAGGGCTGCAGTATGCCATTGAAGCAGTTGCTAACTTGGACGTAGACAGGAAAATATCGTATACTATTGCGGGCGATGGACAGCGCCGAGAACAGCTGGAAGAACTTATTGAAGAATTGGACGTGAGTGACCGAATCGAACTTCTTGGCTGGCAAACTATGGAAGAGATTACACAATTAATGATGGACGCCCATCTGTTCCTTCTACCCAGTGTTACGGCTAAAAATGGTGACAAAGAAGGAACGCCTACGGTATTACTTGAGGCTCAGGCAGCCGGACTCCCTATTGTTTCGACAACGCATGCTGGGATTCCCGAAATAGTTGACGACGGCGATGCGGGCATTCTCGTTCCCGAACGTGATGCCATGGCAATCACAGATGCGCTGAGAGAACTCATTGAGCATTCGGAGCGTTGGCCCGAAATGGGTCGTGCAGGTGAGAAATATATTGAGACCCACCACTCTGTTGAAGTCGTTGTTGATGAACTACTTGATCTCTATCAAGCACTATAA